Proteins encoded in a region of the Athene noctua chromosome 4, bAthNoc1.hap1.1, whole genome shotgun sequence genome:
- the NPY1R gene encoding neuropeptide Y receptor type 1: MNTSALAPPGNISGHLNFSEKNSQVLQFEDEDCHVPLAMVFTLALAYGTVIILGVSGNLALIVIILKQKEMRNVTNILIVNLSFSDLLVTIMCLPFTFVYTLMDHWIFGEAMCKLNPFVQCASITVSVFSLVLIAIERHQLIINPRGWRPNNRHAYVGIAAIWILATASSLPFLIYHVLTDEPFRNITFDEYKDKYVCLDLFPLDTARLSYTTTLLVIQYFGPLCFIFICYLKIYIRLKKRNNMMDKMRDSKYRSSETKRINIMLISIVVAFAVCWLPLTIFNIVFDWNHEILPVTTCSHNLLFLICHLTAMISTCVNPIFYGFLNKNFQRDLQFLFHFCHFRSREEDYETIAMSTMHTDVSKTSLRQASPVAFKKINSDDDDKI, encoded by the exons ATGAACACTTCGGCTCTCGCCCCCCCGGGAAATATTTCCGGCCACCTGAACTTCTCGGAGAAGAACTCGCAGGTCTTGCAGTTTGAGGATGAGGATTGCCATGTGCCTTTGGCCATGGTCTTCACTTTGGCCTTGGCTTACGGGACTGTGATAATTCTGGGAGTCTCTGGGAATCTGGCCTTGATTGTCATCATCTTGAAACAAAAGGAGATGCGCAACGTTACCAACATCCTCATTGTCAACCTGTCCTTTTCTGATCTTCTAGTGACCATCATGTGTCTTCCCTTTACCTTTGTGTATACTTTAATGGACCACTGGATTTTTGGGGAGGCCATGTGCAAACTGAATCCTTTCGTGCAGTGTGCCTCAATCACCGTCTCGGTCTTTTCTTTAGTCCTCATTGCTATCGAGCGCCATCAGCTGATCATCAATCCCCGTGGCTGGAGGCCCAACAACAGACATGCCTACGTGGGGATTGCTGCCATATGGATTTTAGCCACGGCTTCCTCTTTGCCTTTCCTGATCTACCACGTGTTAACGGATGAACCCTTCAGAAACATAACATTTGATGAATACAAGGACAAATATGTGTGCTTGGACCTGTTccccttggacactgccaggctTTCTTACACGACGACGCTTTTGGTGATTCAGTACTTTGGACCgctttgttttatatttatttgctaCTTGAAG ATATACATACgattaaaaaaaaggaacaacatGATGGACAAGATGAGAGATAGTAAGTACAGATCCTCTGAAACCAAAAGGATCAACATCATGCTGATCTCAATAGTGGTCGCATTTGCAGtttgctggctgcctctcaccatCTTCAATATCGTGTTTGATTGGAATCATGAAATTCTGCCTGTCACTACCTGCAGCCACAACCTGTTGTTCCTGATTTGCCACCTCACCGCCATGATCTCTACCTGTGTGAACCCCATCTTCTACGGGTTTCTCAATAAGAATTTCCAAAGGGACctgcagtttttatttcatttttgtcattTCCGCTCCCGCGAGGAGGATTATGAGACTATAGCCATGTCTACCATGCACACAGATGTTTCAAAAACCTCATTAAGGCAGGCAAGTccagttgcatttaaaaaaataaatagtgatGATGATGACAAAATATAG